A section of the Apodemus sylvaticus chromosome 10, mApoSyl1.1, whole genome shotgun sequence genome encodes:
- the Pex12 gene encoding peroxisome assembly protein 12, with amino-acid sequence MAEHGAHITTASVADDQPSIFEVVAQDSLMTAVRPALQHVVKVLAESNPAHYGFFWRWFDEIFTLLDFLLQQHYLSRTSASFSEHFYGLKRIVAGSSPQLQRLASAGLPKEHLWKSALFLVVLPYLKVKLEKLASSLREEDEYSIHPPSSHWKRFYRAFLAAYPFVNMAWEGWFLIQQLRYILGKAEHHSPLLKLAGVRLGRLTAQDMQAIEHRIVETSAMQEPVRSFGEKIKSALKKAAGGVALSLSTGLSVGVFFLQFLDWWYSSENQEAIKSLTALPTPPPPVHLDYNSDSPLLPKMKTVCPLCRKTRVNDTVLATSGYVFCYRCVFNYVRSHQACPITGYPTEVQHLIKLYSPEN; translated from the exons ATGGCTGAACATGGGGCTCACATCACAACTGCTTCGGTGGCGGACGACCAGCCATCCATCTTTGAGGTGGTAGCACAGGACAGTTTAATGACAGCAGTGAGACCCGCTCTTCAGCATGTGGTCAAG GTTCTTGCAGAATCAAATCCTGCACACTATGGCTTCTTTTGGAGGTGGTTTGATGAAATCTTCACTCTGCTAGACTTTCTGCTCCAGCAGCATTATCTTTCTAGAACTAGTGCCTCATTTTCTGAACACTTTTATGGCTTAAAGCGGATTGTAGCAGGGAGCTCACCACAGCTTCAGAGACTGGCCAGTGCTGGTCTTCCCAAGGAGCACCTCTGGAAATCTGCTCTGTTCCTTGTTGTTCTTCCCTACCTGAAAGTGAAGCTGGAGAAGCTGGCTTCTAGCTTGAGAGAAGAAGACGAATACTCAATTCACCCCCCTTCTTCTCACTGGAAACGATTCTACAGAGCCTTCCTGGCAGCCTACCCATTTGTTAACATGGCCTGGGAAGGCTGGTTCCTTATACAACAACTTCGTTACATCTTGGGAAAAGCTGAGCATCACTCTCCCCTGCTGAAACTGGCTGGAGTTCGGCTAGGTCGACTGACAGCTCAGGACATGCAAGCTATAGAACATAGAATAGTTGAAACCAGTGCAATGCAGGAGCCCGTCAGAAG CTTTGGTGAGAAGATAAAGTCAGCTCTGAAGAAAGCTGCAGGAGGTGTTGCTTTATCCCTCTCTACTGGCCTTTCTGTGGGTGTATTCTTCCTGCAGTTTCTTGACTGGTGGTACTCTTCTGAGAACCAAGAGGCCATCAAATCACTGACTGCCCTGCCCACTCCACCGCCACCTGTACACCTAGACTACAACTCTGATTCTCCCCTCTTACCCAAAATGAAAACGGTGTGCCCACTCTGTCGTAAAACTCGAGTGAATGATACGGTTCTTGCCACCTCTGGTTATGTATTCTGTTACCGCTGTGTGTTTAATTATGTGAGGAGTCACCAAGCCTGTCCCATTACAGGGTATCCAACGGAAGTCCAGCATCTAATTAAACTCTACTCTCCAGAGAACTGA
- the Slfn14 gene encoding protein SLFN14 has translation MPYAEITVNLGKVTFGEENRKAMTNSCLKRHENSRLVQAVCALLNSGGGVVKAEIDDKSYSYRCHGLGQDLETSFQKLLPSGSQKHLDYMQQNHDLLIFVKSWSPDASSLPLKICSLRSNLYQRDVTSAINLCANSALELLREKESRAQRGTPRLHSQDHILNRTIQEEEDIKMCALEFFKKDKLNYKEKLSFTESTHVEFKRFTTKKIVPRIKETLAHYVSAFANTQGGYIIIGVDDKSKEVFGCKKEKVNPDSLKTEIKNCIEKLPTYHFCREKPKVNFTTKILKVYQREALYGFVCVVQVEPFCCVVFAEEPDSWIMENNIVTRLKAQQWVEMMLDIQSDPSSFPTTSDGAHLMSPALSARRRPAYLTKVLEHKETLQHHFFPVTQENLQFQPESLCKKLFLDHEGLEDLLKAQTHPCSHGIVIFSRSWAGDIGLTREEEVLCDALLVAVGSPLVLYTILTDPSWTGRSDYTQNTALQLKRQLQSLGGYTSKVCVIPRVIYLPGRESRPDQSPVYYPRSYMLSSRAEVEDLLQSLVLVSLCSRSVLSDQLGCEFFKQCIEEQANALSRSLQETRELFIHCLPGTRKTALAIRMVEKIKDVFHCKPKEILYVCESDSLRDFVMQQVTCPAVTRRTFMMEDFPKIKHIVMDETENFCSRHGDWYMKAKSTTHPKANGAASERRHHGILWLFLDPFQIRHTDVSGLPAPSAQFPRKTITNGIHCAEEIAKIMKDEMKRMQESPPARGSPDTLATFQEAPYEEAMCAQALPGVCEIKANLTPEQIANYVAEKCHSLFHEGYLPQDIAILYRRREDRGQYKDALLRAMACGTTEVAFNSAADVCADGIILDSVEQFSGMVRNIVFGLSPESVHSVGIHKLCFASRAVKHLYLLYGGRTAF, from the exons ATGCCCTATGCGGAGATCACTGTGAATCTGGGCAAAGTGACATTCGGAGAAGAGAACAGGAAGGCGATGACCAACAGTTGTCTGAAAAGGCACGAGAACTCGAGGCTCGTGCAGGCTGTATGTGCACTGCTGAATTCTGGGGGAGGTGTGGTCAAAGCCGAGATTGATGACAAAAGCTACAGTTACCGATGCCACGGGCTGGGACAGGATTTGGAAACTTCCTTTCAAAAGCTCCTCCCATCAGGTTCACAGAAGCACCTCGACTACATGCAACAGAACCACGACCTCCTGATTTTTGTGAAGTCATGGAGTCCAGATGCCTCTAGCCTTCCACTGAAGATTTGCAGCTTACGCTCCAATTTATATCAGAGAGATGTGACCTCTGCTATCAACCTGTGTGCCAACAGTGCCCTAGAGCTTCTCAGAGAGAAAGAGTCTAGAGCCCAAAGAGGCACCCCTAGGCTACATTCTCAAGACCACATCCTCAACAGAACCATTCAGGAAGAGGAAGATATTAAGATGTGTGccttggaattttttaaaaaagataaactcAATTATAAGGAGAAGCTTAGCTTCACAGAGTCAACACATGTTGAGTTTAAAAGGTTTACCACCAAAAAGATTGTCCCTCGGATTAAAGAGACACTGGCTCATTATGTTTCTGCATTTGCCAATACTCAGGGGGGATACATAATTATTGGGGTTGATGATAAGAGCAAAGAAGTGTTTGgatgtaagaaagaaaaagtgaaccCCGACtcactaaaaacagaaataaaaaactgCATAGAAAAGTTGCCCACATACCACTTCTGTCGTGAAAAGCCCAAGGTGAATTTCACAACCAAAATTTTGAAAGTTTACCAAAGAGAGGCCCTGTATGGTTTTGTCTGTGTGGTTCAAGTAGAGCCCTTCTGTTGTGTCGTGTTTGCAGAGGAGCCAGATTCCTGGATCATGGAGAACAATATTGTCACAAGGCTGAAGGCTCAGCAGTGGGTGGAGATGATGCTGGATATTCAGTCAG ACCCTTCCAGCTTTCCTACCACCAGTGATGGTGCTCACCTGATGTCGCCAGCTTTGTCGGCACGGAGAAGGCCAGCATATCTCACCAAAGTCCTGGAACATAAGGAGACCCTGCAGCACCATTTCTTTCCAG TGACACAGGAAAACCTACAATTTCAGCCAGAATCCCTCTGTAAGAAGCTGTTCTTAGATCATGAAGGACTGGAAGACTTATTGAAGGCACAGACACACCCCTGTTCTCACGGCATTGTGATATTTTCGAGAAGCTGGGCTGGCGATATTGGTTTAACAAGAGAAGAGGAGGTTCTATGTGACGCTCTCCTGGTAGCAGTGGGCAGTCCTCTGGTACTCTATACAATCCTAACAGACCCCAGTTGGACTGGAAGATCTGACTATACTCAAAATACAGCCCTTCAGTTAAAGAGGCAGCTACAAAGCCTTGGAGGCTACACCAGTAAAGTATGTGTCATTCCAAGGGTCATTTACCTGCCCGGCAGAGAGTCCAGACCTGACCAGTCCCCTGTGTACTACCCCAGATCCTACATGCTGTCCAGCAGAGCTGAAGTGGAGGATTTGCTACAGAGCCTGGTACTGGTCTCACTGTGCTCCAGATCTGTGCTGAGTGACCAGTTGGGCTGTGAGTTCTTCAAGCAGTGCATAGAAGAGCAGGCCAACGCGCTCTCCAGGAGCCTCCAGGAAACCCGGGAACTGTTCATCCACTGCCTCCCGGGAACCAGGAAGACAGCCCTGGCCATAAGGATGGTAGAGAAAATTAAGGATGTGTTTCACTGCAAGCCAAAAGAGATCCTCTACGTCTGTGAAAGTGACTCCCTAAGGGATTTTGTGAT GCAACAAGTCACTTGCCCAGCTGTGACCCGGAGGACCTTCATGATGGAAGACTTCCCAAAGATTAAACACATAGTGATGGATGAGACAGAGAATTTCTGCAGTAGACATGGTGACTGGTATATGAAGGCTAAGAGCACCACCCATCCAAAAGCAAACGGGGCTGCAAGTGAACGCCGTCACCACGGGATCCTCTGGCTTTTTCTGGATCCTTTCCAAATCCGGCACACAGATGTTAGTGGCCTTCCCGCTCCTTCCGCTCAGTTTCCTCGAAAAACGATCACCAATGGGATTCACTGTGCTGAGGAAATTGCTAAGATCATGAAAGATGAAATGAAGAGGATGCAAGAAAGCCCTCCCGCCAGAGGATCTCCAGACACCCTGGCAACATTCCAGGAGGCCCCTTATGAGGAAGCAATGTGTGCCCAGGCTCTGCCTGGCGTGTGTGAGATCAAGGCTAACCTGACACCAGAACAAATAGCCAACTATGTGGCAGAAAAATGTCACAGCCTGTTCCACGAGGGCTATCTGCCCCAAGACATAGCAATTCTGTACAGGAGACGGGAAGACAGAGGACAGTATAAAGATGCGTTGCTAAGAGCGATGGCCTGTGGGACAACGGAGGTCGCCTTCAACAGCGCTGCTGATGTTTGTGCTGATGGCATAATTTTAGACAGTGTGGAGCAGTTCTCAGGCATGGTAAGGAACATAGTGTTTGGGCTTAGTCCCGAATCTGTACACTCAGTAGGCATTCATAAACTCTGCTTTGCCTCAAGAGCCGTTAAACACCTCTACCTGCTCTATGGAGGGAGGACGGCTTTCTGA